The region TACGACAGGGAGGAACAAGCTCTCCTGGCCTTCCCTCCTAGCCAAGATTTAGGAGTGTTTTAACCAGTGGAATTATGGGGTAGTTCTAGTATGCTAGACAGGATGTTTGCACCCTGCACTAATACAAAACCTGATTCTGTATCAATAAAAGCAGAGTCCTTCCCCCGGTATAAGTTATGCAAATTaagaaaatgtttgcttttgaGATTTTCTTGTACCTCTGTCAGGCAGAGGGCTTGGTCCTCTCTATTTCTCCTTCCCCTAGACAACATCCAGACATTTCCAAGCCTCTCTTTGTAACCATAAGAACTAAAAATTttgtttaataataaaaaaactccCTGAAAAATACTGACATTCCTACATGAAGAATGCTGTTCCCACTGTGTCCTGAACAAGATAGGAAAACAGCTGTATGCTGCCCTCCTGGTGCAGACACTGTTAGAACACATTTCTCTGATGGGCTTTTCAGGTCTTTGAGGACTGCGAAATATAGTATGCTTCTGtattcttttctccccttcttttgatctattccaggggtgcccaaaccctggcctggaggccgcttgcggccctcagggactcccagtccggccctcggggagcccctaaTCTCCactgagcttctggccctctggagatttgctggagcctgcgctgaccTGGCACAACTGTACTtggtgtgagggcaactgttctacctcttgcatgagctgtgggatgagggctccctccaccgcttgctgtttcacatctgtgatgcagcaggagcagcaaaagccagccttgctttgtgcaaggccttttgtaggccctgagctatagcaagaccttcattcattcatataagttccatctccaatatattcatttatgttaatttgttaatttgttcaaatttgaattgtaaattaattttttccccagcccccaacacagtgtcagagagatgatgtggccctcctgccaaaaagtttggacacccctgaattcaaaaaggagcTGCAAAGCATAATGTTTGGGATGAGGGCACACTGTGTTGCTCCTTCCCTCAATAGTGCAGTTTTACAAGCTGACACAGGCTGGCAGCAGAATTGCAATTCGCACTGTTCCTTAGAGGAGGAAGCCATGCCACCTAAGCTCGGCTGTTCCTAACTCCCATTTGCCTCTCAGGAACGCTCTGCAGGATTCAAATGCTATGCTTCTCTCTGTCTGGAGAGTCTCAGTGTGAGAAAGACTGAGAAGCCAGCTTTTAAGTTAACAGCAAATTTATTACATCTTAGAAACAAATGCATGTACAAGAAACAGCAGGTAGCAGTGTGGTGCTAGGTGGATTGTATTTGTTTAGGTGGTCACGTTTTATGCCTCTTCACACAAGGCCCCCTTCACAAGTTTTTCAACCACTCAAGGCTTGGACCTTCCTTATCACAGGGATGGGAGGGAATATCAGGCATGTTGCCATCATCCCGAACTGGCACTGatgaggagaaagagagaggagaaacTACAATCAAATGATACACAAACACTCGACTCTGCCTGATGCAATGCAAACAAAATTACCACAAAGCAACAATCACCCAATAGGTTAAACAAGAGCTGTTCCCTACATTACATATCCCTATTTTTCTTGTGCAGTTCAGTTGTCATCTTCCTCCCTGACAATagctctgtgcctttaacaactgTGACAGGCAGGAATGCTACCAGAGAACCTTTTTCTGATAGAGAAGCAGTGATAAGACAGCTTACCTGTcatgcagcttgttaaaagttgtCACATATGTACAGAAACAGTATTACAAAAAACTATGTTCAGTGTCAGTTCCATCTAGTTATGATGGCCACCTTTTAAAGAAGTGGCACTGCGCTGGTTACTTTCCAGTTCTCCAGGAAGGAGGCCACTTTTAGTGGCAAATTGCATGTTTTTGTTAGCAGATCAACCATGTCACACTCCAAAGGGTTTCAAAACCTCCTGGGAGGATGGTATCCAAATGTGACTGATGGTTTAATTTGTAATGTAGCCCAGATCATCAGCTCCCATTGCCTCCATCTGAACTTAACCCTTCAGCtaaccttcttccctcttgcccccaGTAGCTGAGGCATAGGTGTCTGCCCAATGTATGATCCACATGGAAGACAGTGCTATTCACTTCTCTTATCCCCAGAAACTCAGAAGCTAGCTCAAAGAAGGTGAGCCTTGTGAATGTGGCAGTCATACCTGGATACACATACGGTGTCGCTTGGTTGATCATGCCGCTATACTTAGTGTAGGGGCTGACCCAGGGTGCCACCAGAGCTGAAATTGGGAAACAGAAAATGGAGGCATGGGAATCAAAGCAATTAAAAATGTATCACATGCTTAGTAACTAATATAAGGGCAAGTCCTCAGTGAGGTCCAGTGGCATGGCCTGAAAGCACCTGATGCAGCGGCCTTGCTGAAGCTATGTAGGTATCATTCTGGTCCCCACCATGCTCACTGCTCCAAGGTGCATGATGGAAGAAAGACCAGGAGAGAAATGAAGTATTCCTGAGCTACACAGAAAAGTTGTACAAACTTACCCAAGATGCCAATGGCAAATGAGGTGAAAATAACAGGTTCTTTTGCCCATGCATTTTTCAGAAATGAACCAATTTCTGTAGAATAAGAAGAAGCATTCAGGACTTAACGAAACAATTTTAAATAGTTGGCTGTACAGCAAAGGACTGGGATCTGATCAGGATTCCTGAATCAGGTGTTCGGGGaaggagacatctggtgggtTTTGTTTCTGCCTTTCCCTGCAGAAGATGGAACAGCTCACATTCACAGCATCATCTGGAACGATCTACCTCATAAGCACCTTCTTTCCATAGGCAGTACACTGTCGTGTTGGCTTGTAGAGGCTGGTCTATAAGAACTAGACCAGATTACCATTTgaaatacttatatactgcttttcaacaaaaagttctcaaagcagtttacatagcaaaggtaTGTAAAAATGCTTCCATATCCAAGAAGGCTCACAGTCTCAAAAAAGAAAGGAGACAACACAAACAGgcaccaggagggtcactgcgcTGGGACAAATAGGGACTGCTAAGTGCAAGGGTATAGTCACCAGATGTACCAGTCATGGTTTAGGAGGCCTGGGAACCAGGGTCCTCAAGGAGCTCTAATCAACCATTGATTCATTGAAGGTTACCCAGTGAATTACTGTTTGTTCTCAGCCCTTCTTCTCCTACCTTTAaactatttttgcccagcccacaggtgtacacattcgatccccgttgcatatatgaaacgttgggcagaaacggttTAAATGGGTCTAACAGCAGGATGCTGTTAACTTACAGGCCAACCCTATTCATGTTTACACTCATATAAGCCCCCCTGTACTCCACAGCATTTACTTCCAGtcaagtgcacataggattgcagcctatttggGTGCCCCCACCTTCTGCTGTTAGATGGGTGGCAACTAGAGTCAGGGTTTTTTCCTGTAGCAACAATGTgtctgtgtagagcaggggtgtccaaagtttttggcaggagggccacatcatctctctgacactgcttcgggggccagggaaagaaagaatttacatttaaaatttgaataaatttacataagtttaataaatgaatatattaaagatgaacttatattaatgaatgaatgtcttgcaatagctcaaggcctataaaagaccttgcacaaagcaaggctggcctttcctttgctgccactactgcatcacagacatgaaacagcaagcagtggaagaagccctcatcccacagctcacacaaagaggtcaaacagttgccttcacgcttagagcagttgtgtcgggccagtgcgtgctgcaacaaatctctgtggagggccagaggctcattggagactgggggctccctgagggccacattgagaggcctcgagggccgcatgtggccccagggccggggtttgggcatccctggtgtaGAGGCAGGAATGTTCCTTTGGCACTTCTGCTGCTGTTATTTAGGCACCAAATTGAGACTGTTTTATTCTCCCCTGTTTTTGAGGAACTCTGCCTACTGCCATTCTTCCTGCTGCTTTAAATACTTATTGTTCAATTGGTGGCTTGATTTTTGGTGTTCATAATTCTTTTTAAGTTCTGTAGGGAACTCTGATCATCATTAACTAAAACACAAAATAGGAGAAATTAATAGATACTGCAAGACATCTGAAGGTTGTTGGGAGAAtaagcaagataggattgtgtaaATCAATTCACACTATAGGAGCATTCTAAAAATACTGTGTTTCCTTGCAAGGAAAGTCTTTAGCTCAGCATGTGGGCTATGCTTGCACAAGATCCCACATTCAatctgtggcatctccaggtaggaaaaGAGAAAGTTTCCCCATCCACCTAGGCCAGCCGTTACCAGAAGGAAATATtgagctagatcagtgtttttctaCGTCTGTCCTCCATCATacctcttcacatggtccacctattcaaagtaccaccagaagtaactggcatcGACAccattgccacttacttctgggttgggagatcaGACTGGctcggggtggatgggagggccaTGGAAAAGCacactctggagctctgcccaccaaaccaagCCTCCTCTTGCTGTTTGTTGCCTAACATTccaggtcttgctgccaggcagcaggtatccagggtcccctgagtaccaccagacaccccttcaagtaccaccattagtacccataccactggttgagaaacactgagctagatgggaaCGATGGGCTAACTAAGCAGAAAGAAACTTCCTGTGCAGCCAACATGTGGCATGGGATTCGGTGGGAACAACTGGGCTCTTGGGAAGTGGTGTGGATTTCAGTAGATCACTCCAACCAGGGAAGTCTAGAAAGACACCAGGTGTAAATATCCCAGGCACAAACACCCTCCACACACAACTGTGCACAAGGTTCACATGCACCCCacctctgctgcatcccagcATTGTCTCTCCAGGGACCCATTCAAGAAGGTCACCCTCCAGTGCTCTCAATGCCTAGCTTCTCCCCccactcagaaacaagtcccccCACACCTTTGCACCCACCTCCAGATGTCTTGGGCTAAAGGAAAATCCCATTATGATGCTCCCagccagccaaagagctactgacCCATTCCCCAGCCCAGAAACCACCTCTATCAGCTATGGTACTTACTGCTAACCACAGCCATCTTGCAAGCAGGCTAGAGGAAGCGCAAGGCATTGTGGGAACTGTAGTCTTATAGCGTCTGTCTTTGCTTTGCAATTCTCTCTCTGGTTGCTTTGCAATTTCCCATTATTATTGTATTACctctgttgtttttaattttgcaaaGAACAAAGATAGGTGTGTGTTTGATTTTTAAATGTCATGTTACAAAGCTCCCTCATCAGtctttgatttctttttaaattaaaaaccaAAAGTAAGCCAAGTGATAGCTACAAACAGCCCTTTTGCTCCTGCGGCAAACAGCCCACAGCTGTCTtcacagcagcctcctggagagATTGGCTCTGCTTGCTTCTTTGAGCATGTACTCATAGATCCGGTGCAGGAGGCTGTGTGTACCTTCCATAGGAGGAGTTTTTCCAGTGTGGAACAGTCCTGACAGTGAGAGCCACAATAGAGCTCTGTGGATGTGGCACAGTGCAGAGCTCACTTCTGTGGCAGAAGTGATCTGCCTTGATGGTGAAATGTGAGCTCAGAGAGTGCATGTGCTTCTATGTTACTAGGATAGTTTGCTGTGCTGTATTAAGGCATTATTTCCTGCAGTTTTTGCAGAGAAGAATTTTCTCGCCTTAAAGAACCAGAATCTTATTTGCAGAAGACATTTTCATAGTTGGCAGCTTTGCCCCAGTTGTACACAACCTGTTTTAAGAATAAAATTGTTACTGATTTGTTTCAGTTCGTACAAGATTCTGTCAGCTGGCCTTTTCTTCTAGCAACCCAAGGCTAGCTTGATTTAGACATCCTGCCCTGCGAGGGCTTGAGCATCCTAGGGGAAGAGGAAGCCATGCTCCGGTACCACTGACTTTtatttaggacaggggtctccaaacattttggccagagggtcgcatcaaatatctggcacagtgttgagggtcggaaaaaaaaattaaatataaaacttaaattagagatggcacttagataagtgaataaatgaatgaatgggctcattcagtcAAACTCTCTGGCTgttagaataccctccagatgcaaccagagcacagttccagtcatattcagccaagtgggccagaggttttcaggtgacaagaggctggccatgggccgcatctggccctcaggctggggtttggagacccatgattTAGGATGCTTAAACCCCACCTTTTCCCTTCCAGTGGGAGGTATTTGAGGCAGCTGCTCTTGGATTTCATCCGTCTGTGGTATCGGGGTCTCTGGAGCCAAGACTGCAGCCACAGCTGTGGTTTGCCCATGCAGCTATTGGGCCTTGCCACAGCAAGCACAACTCATGTTTTCCCATTTTGGCTTACTGAGCAGTTCGGCCGTCGTGCCAAACCATGGCTTTCTGTGATGTCTCAGGTCAAGGAATGCGGCTTTCTGGACCTACGGCTAGTTATTGCCGTAACACTTTTGGGGTTCTGCCTGTGGGCCTGACCATAGCTATTTGTGATGTGAGccatacggctctgttttgctccctccgctgggaatggctccgaagggatggGGCCACTCGCACACTCCCTGCCACACTGAACGCTCcgtccccctccagctatgccaccggtgCCGAGGACGGGGCTGAGACTCCAGGCTGGGTCGCCCACCTGGGAAGCAGCTCTTCACGGTGCTGGCAGTCTGTCCGCGCCCTCCACCTGAGAGCCCGAGGAAGCTGCTCATGCGCAACTGGAGGGGGCCATGGGGTCGGTCGGTCAGCCGGGTGGGAGCTGCGCCCACCTGCTGGACTTAGCTTGGCCCTGTCCAGCCAGTCAGGCAGCCAACAAGGGACCGGTGGGCGGGCAGGCAAAGGAGCCCAAAAGGAGGACGGCCAGCCTTGCCCGCCTCGTAGGCAAGGTGCTGCTTCCAAAGCCTCTGAATGCTGTATGGAAGCATGCAGTCTGCCCCAGGCTTCCTCCATGTGACATCCTGGTGCCGGCAGACCACTGTGTGTGGCCctggctgctcaccacttgcagtGATGGCCAGGCCACATCGTATGGCATGCTGccctttgcaacagccataaagcacactgcactaCCGGAACGAgtttcctttctccccaaagggactcaaggcagcttacaaaaataatgaaaaagaatACCAAAAAAACCCAGTTAAAAGCATGATTAAAAACAAGGTAAAAACACATTCACAACAATCTTATAAACAGTAATCAGAcaataaaagtgtaaaagagcaacAGCAGCCGTTTATaaaaagccccaagcctgtgactggatgttaaaagatgttaaaacatattaaaaggtcaagaactcagaaggcttgtctaaaaagaaatgtcttcaggcctctctggaaagtttcaagagagggagcagtccATAAATcgagggggagggaattccgtagtgttggtgccactactgagaaggccctatttcttgctgccaccccacatACTTCCCTGGGTGGCAGCATTTGTAAAAGGGTCTTTTCGAATGACATAAAGGGCTCAAAGACATTGGCTGTTGACCAAATGTATTTTGAGTTGAAAGTTCAAgggagagcattttttttttgtgctgcacccaagatctcttgcctttctatatcagttagTCTAGCTGTCAACAGCCTAATGGTGGCCTCAAGAGTGGAAGCCCCTTGTAAATCAGCCTCAAGACCCATCTGTAGAATTTTCTTATAAAAAAGGGACTAGGCAAGGAGTTAACAATGAATCAGCCAACAGCCCCTTTAACAGCAGAGCATAGTCAGCCCGAAAACaaactttggcccagtattttaaaaaactggaccaagCAAGATATTCCAATCTATATTGGCCTATCTCCAGGCAAAGCACTGCATAGGGAATGCTATGTGATACAtcaagaatttggataaaaattTTGACTGAATCTTTTCAATCGTATTATTTAATGCTGACATCTCTACAGGAATGCCAAACAGAATTTGAGGTATAACTTTGCCATCAAAAGTGTGCAAGTTATAACCTGAACAACTAGTTTAGATGAGTTAATTACTGTTGAACACTGCGAAGATCAGGAATACCTGCAGTGAAACTGGAGACAAAGGTACTGAAATTCCTTGATTGGCTGTATTGATTTTCTGTTAGAAaaccaagactgtggtttccatgagttcccaaataACACTATCTTGAATTTTTCATAATTTAGCTACGGGGCGTTAGTGGTCGGATAGTCAATACAGGCATTAACCAGTCTTCGTAGCTTTATTTTTATACATGAAGTCAGGGCCATatcatcagcatataaaagtaaggGGATGTCTACTGATCCCAATTTAGGGCAATGCATGTCAAAGGGAGCCAGATCGTTAATAAAAAGATTAAACAGAGTGGGTGCAAACATGCAGCCCTGCTTAACCCCCTTATTAATTGAAATTGGGACCGAGATGCCACCCTGAagggataatttc is a window of Tiliqua scincoides isolate rTilSci1 chromosome 5, rTilSci1.hap2, whole genome shotgun sequence DNA encoding:
- the NDUFA3 gene encoding NADH dehydrogenase [ubiquinone] 1 alpha subcomplex subunit 3, which produces MAVVSKIGSFLKNAWAKEPVIFTSFAIGILALVAPWVSPYTKYSGMINQATPYVYPVPVRDDGNMPDIPSHPCDKEGPSLEWLKNL